One Bacteroidota bacterium genomic region harbors:
- a CDS encoding prephenate dehydratase domain-containing protein gives MENCEATTVLKIAIQGGYGAFHEIAAQSYFGSEEFELVPCRTFNDEFKVLNGGDADYGIMAIENSVAGSILPNYA, from the coding sequence ATGGAAAATTGTGAAGCAACAACAGTGTTAAAAATTGCAATTCAGGGCGGTTACGGGGCATTTCATGAAATTGCAGCCCAAAGTTATTTCGGCAGTGAGGAATTCGAACTGGTTCCCTGCCGTACCTTCAATGACGAATTCAAAGTGTTGAACGGCGGGGATGCCGATTATGGGATCATGGCAATTGAAAACTCGGTAGCAGGAAGTATATTGCCCAATTATGCC